Sequence from the Besnoitia besnoiti strain Bb-Ger1 chromosome Unknown contig00014, whole genome shotgun sequence genome:
GACGTATGCATGTGAACGCTGAGACTAAACGTGCCGCCGACAAGACAGGAGCAATTACCGCAACAGCATAGATAACACAGCTTCTTGAATGCGACTATCCCCACTTTTAGCAAGAGATACAGAAACCACCACTTGTGGGCGCTGAAGAGATTGTCTGCAGGTTTGTCACAGTGTCAAAGCTTGTGATGTCGACAGGCATAGGAAAGGTTCGGCATTGCCATAGATGGTATTCGTTGCAGGCCGTCAGGATGCGTGTTTTTGCTTTGTCGTATTCATGAGTATCCTGGGTTTGATGATACTGAAAATGCAAAAATATAGTCACCAGTTCTGCTGACCCGGCACGGGAATGCAGTCCTGCTTAGTAAGACAATGAGAGGAAACCCCTAGCAGAATGGTTCCGTTCTGTCATTGGAAGTTTTTTGGTATTGATATTGAGGACTTTGTATAGGGGTGAGTTCCGGCGAGGGAAGGACGGCGCTAGTTACGAATTGATTCCAAACGGGCAACACAAGGGGGCAGAGCTGGGGGCCGTGCTGAGGAGGGTACGGACATGCCTGGAGGCGTCCCGCAGCAAATGGAAGGTACGCGTCCTGAGACGCAGGAGGGGCTTGCATGTGGAGTAGGAGGTCGCTTCGAGACGATGCCGCGCCATAAGGATCAAAACTCCGGTCGGGCAGTGTAGCTGGCTCGATCCATGACGCTGAAGTCTCCGCACGCGGAAAGATTGGCCAGCCTGTCAAGTGTGGCCAAGTGAAACCGTCACCGGTGTGAAGAAAACCCTGTTGAAATGCTGCTGTAAGTTGTGGATGATCAGTCAGGAGCGGCGTCCCTGGTGTGGAGGCTCCACTTGCTTCGTCATCCTGCTTTGGTTTCTCTTCCATGCCGTCCGGTCGTCCCCCTCTCGTCGGTAACGGGATAAACAGTGTCTTTGGAGGGGTGCAGTCGGCACTGTTCGGAACGTATGTGGCTTCTTGCGCTCCTGACATGGAGCCGTAGCCTTCAGTTCTGTGAGTCTTTGTAGCGCACGAAGGAGACGGAGAGTTTGGTGCAGGCACATATGCAACATACGGAGAGCAGAAGTTTGGCTCCGTTTCCACTTCACTCTCAGCCAGAGGAAGCACAAGGCGTCGCACTTCCCTGAGCTCTTGGCTTGTATGAGCGTAGGAGCACGCCTCCCCTCTGAGGGTACGGAAGTTCGATACGCACACAGCCAGAAAGCATCGATAGCGGTTCATGGTTTCTGTTTGTGTATGAGTCACTGGCTCAAATCCCAAATGTGAAGTCTGTGCCTTGCTGTACTGGCATTTTCGACTGCTTCGCAGCACGACCGACGGGGGCAGGCACTGAGATGAAAACACCAAAAGCTTCCGCGTGAGCGAGAGATACACGCTTCACGTTGGTATTTGCCCCGACCGCGCCATAGCCTTCAGTCGTTCTGTAAAAGTCATTACGGATTCATCCGTTTATCGTTGAAGAACAGCTTTCCCAAAAATAGTGTTGCGGCTTTTTCCTTACAAGCGAAGCTGCGTAAAACGGTTCAGTGCTCAGTTCAGCTAAATCCTGACATCCCTGGCTCACAACTTACAGTTTGCACCTGTTGGCGAGAAACGCGTAGCACAGTTTCGTTTTCCGAAGGTCAGGCCTAGGAACCAGTTCTGCGTCTGAGTGTGCGTATGCGCAAGAACTGCCCGCCTCACATGTTCCGCGTTCGATCAAGTACTTGCACAAGCGCGTTTTGGATAGGCGCGCTTGCAGGTAGCGGCCGCATTTAATCGGACCGCGTGAAATATGTTTCGCAGGAGATGAAGAAAGGTTCATTGCGGTGGGCACATCAACAGGGGAACAGCCTCTGAAAAACAATGCTGGCAGGGAACCTTGAACTAGCACTGCCCCTCAAAGGAAGACTGCAGACTGTACCCTACGAAAAATGCAGTTGTAAAGTGGGTGCCAACGGTCTGGGTTCTCGAGGAATAAACAACGGGATAAGCCAAAAACAGGGAGGACTAGTGTTACTTCGACTCCTGACACTCGTACTTCGGTCAACAGGGAGAGAATACATCGCTGTGCACAGTTTCATCAGTTTCTTGTTTGCCAAGGAGGGCTGCGGGCTAGAAATAGAGAGTAAGCTGAAAACGATGCGAACCTACCCTCTGAAGCCCACGTACGAGAAGTAGCCTTTCGGCGGTCTGCTTTCGTTCAAAGCCTGCACCACACAAATGTACCTGCTCCAAAGCGACAAGCAAGACAAGGAAATAGGACTCGAAAGATATATTCAATTCGAGTTGATGAGACGGGCTTCGCTGAGAATCTCCCATCATACTATAGAAGAGGCGGATGTTACCATGTTCTCAAATAGGGACCGCTGAAGCGCGGATCCACGGGGAAGGAGAAGGTTGTGAAACCGCGGGGTCCAATAGGAGACCAGCGAACCGTGGACGCCTTTCACATTTTCGGTTCCGAAAATCCGACGAACCCACTGAAATGGTGTTCGCCCACGCTGCTCCCACCATCTGGCGGCGACTCACTGACGTTTCTCAGAGACCATGTGCTTGCCTCAACCAAACTGTTTCGCTCCATCGAAACCTGAAATACGTACTCAAGCAGACCAAAATAAATGGGGTCAGGAGCTTGCTCCCTCCATCTCGACGGGGTCGGTGCTTCAGTCCAGACTTTTCGAGTGTGCAGTGATACTCTCGCATTTAGGATGCTGCAGAGGAATACTGCGcccctttttctctgcagatGCTTTCGTGGGGCCAAAAAGCATTTGCATCTCGAGCTCAATTGCCGAAATACCCGCCATTCGTGGCTGCTTTGCGTACCGAGACCACTCGAAGTCGTACGACTAGTACGATCCAAAAGCAAAGAGGGAATATTTGTACAAGAATACCTCAAGCAAATGAGACTACAACTTCTAATGCGTTCCTTCGAAGTTACCGCATAGCCTGGATAATTGAAAAAAACTGAATTCTGTGGTCCAACAGGTCGTGATATGAGCTGACATGGATGTGCTGACACAATCCAAGTACTAGAGCTCAAAATATTATCTGATCCACCTCGTGATACTttatagatcacatggccTCTGGTAATTTGAGATTATGCGAAGGGCGAGCAGGAAAGTGTGTTTCAAATAAAAGGGATGTTaagccgggaagttagcgtcgCACTGGCAGATTGCTAAGCATGGGATTTTGCGACCGGTTTCGCTGCCATAGCTATCCCTGGTAACCATAGCTCAGGCCACCTGTTTTGACACTGCGGTCGTAGAAGATGTCTCCCACATCCTGGGTTCCTGCTCCAAAAAACACCAGGGCGTAGCCTTGGATGCCTCGACAACGGAGACGTTAGCAGCGTTAGTGGATGACTTCGTTCTTTCCTAGCAGCATCAATCTGGAAACAGAACAGCTGTTGCTGCGGGGTATGTTCTCTACGGATAGGCCTCAGCGGGCCACTTATGGTGCATACTGGACTGCATAATATTCGGGAAAGCGGGAGTGAGCCACGGAAGCATCTCGTGCTTTGGAGgcagagccgcagctgcgcgatgTATGCTGCCGCGTATACCATACAACACAGAAGTCTTCCACCTGCGACTGCTTCGGGGCATCAGGGAACGGTATGATTTCAGGACTGTCAGAGTAACTTGGAGGACTACTGGTGTGTTAGGGGCCGGGACTTCAGGGATCACTGTCGACATACCTATCTAACCGTCCCCGCGAGCTGTGTTCGGCGGGGAtagctgcgccgcagcaatCTGCTAAGGAAATACTAGCGGATCGACATCATAGAGCCTGCCTTCGTTCAAGGATGCACACTAGAGCTCACAGTAGTTAGCGAGGGTATCTCGGGTTCACATATTTGCTAGCACTTTACGGCCGCAGGCTTGTGCATCGTAGGTACAGCATCTTGAATCAGCGCAGATTGCTGTTGTCTCCAGGGCATTTGACTCATTGAGATGGGTCAGCATGGGGGTATTGCTAAATTTAACCGGCCTCAGCACGGTGAGGGCGCACAATATCGTACTCGCAATTTTCCGAGATGCTTCCTGTCCCTACCAGGAGTCATATTCTTCCAGCGTAGAACAAGAGACTCAAAATTTGGAGGAAAGATTACATTTAACGGCTCTTGTGGGAAATATAACCGCATTCTCAGCTGCTGTTCTGCCAGCTCCATGCGACCCGTTTTTCAGTGACATCACACCCAAGTGCATGGAATAGGAGACCCTGGGGTACTGAAGTGACGCGTGGCATTGCCGGAAGGCAGGCGCTCCGATAGTAAATTGAGTTGAGGTGATTCTGAGAACCCAATTACTGCGCGGCATAGAGGAATTCACCTGCGCTTCCACGCGTTCGGGGATCACGAGGGCATCCCCTGTCTTACTAGAAGACTAAGGGAGGCGACtagagagcggcagcgaggcacgcACGGCGCAGTTACCCATTGCGTAGGAACCAGTGAATGACACACTTGAGTAATGGCAGCCCCAGTGACGGAGTAGTTAAAAAAATATTCGGGCAACAATGTCTGCAGTCTCACGAGAAAAAACAATCAAAGGTTCAGAAAAAACGGCGACAACAGCATCAGCGCAACTGGTAACACGTTGCAGAAATCCACTAAAGCAGAAGATTCTGGTATCTCATCCTCTTTTTCGGCTACTTCAGGCTGAGAGGGTACCTCAGAACGCTTCAGAGGAATAAGGTAACTCAGCTGGGATCGAAGGACCGCTGTTTGAGCTTCTTGAAGCTGCCGAAGCTGCTCGATGTTCTGGTACTCTTCCGTAATTGTGCGATTCAGGGCTTCGACGTCTTTCCGAATATCTTCACGCACTTGCCCCATAAGCTGCGTGATACTGGCAACGGCGTTGACTCCATCAAGTGTTTCTTGAACTTCTCGCACCATCCCTTTTCCTTGACCAAGCAGGATGGCAAGGCCTTGACTAGACGTCATCTCTTTAAAATCCTCTTCAGTTAGCTCAGCCGGAGTCTTCCCCTCTCCAGTCACGGTATCGTCCTTACGAGAAACCGATCCACTGTCTTCATCAGATTCCTTGTCGTCCTCAGGACGATTCTGCGGCTGCTCATCCGCGCCATGCTGCTCCTCTACCGACGAGGCCCCCTGTCGCGGTGCTTCCTCTGAAGCCGCATGCGACTgcccttcttccccttctgctgcggctggcATTCCTTCATGAGAACCCTCTACTTGCTTGGGCCTGTTCGCGGCATGGGAGCCTGCCTCGTCATCTTTTTCCTCAGAGCCTTTCTCGTGAAGGCTTAGAAAACTGATGGGAATTCCCGCCCTGATACCTGGCGATCGCCTGTGGGCCAGCGTGTTTCCAGTGGAGTCATCCGAAGTAAGTTCCCTCATCAGCCCGACCTCAGGCGTTCGAAACGCTGAAACCTCGCGGACGATCCATTCTTGAAAAAAACAACTGCAGACACAGAGAAGCAGTATGACTGAGTGGAAAACCAAAGACCCCGTGGGCCTCAGCTCTCCACACAAAACTTTCGCGGACATCGCTAAAATAAGTAGCGGTCAACTGGAAGACATGAACGTCAGTTTTAACTGTCACCTGAAAAAAGGCAGCTTGGTGTTCAGCGATTGGGGAAAGAACGTTTCGCGTGGCGGCTCAACCGCTAGCTGTCCCGGTGCGCGGCACGAACCGGCGCATGAAAATCGGTATCACGGAAACGCCCTAGCGCGAAGGCAAAAATAGTGTATCCATCAAAAAAATGGCACGTGGGTGTTCATGATGCAAGTGCATCCATGTTTACCTGTGAATGCAGGATCATGGTGGCACAAGGCATTGCCACAAAGACAGCGCAAGCCAATGGCGAAAACCCTAGCTTGGGCTACGTGACATACAGAATTCCTGTACGCAAAACCTTCGTCAATTCGGCGAGGCACTGTTTGTCAAGATCTGAGAATATGAGAAACCTAGAGGTCCAGCATCTTATTTCCCGTGACTAATCTCCCAACACCTCCATTGACCTTAGATGATCAATGGAGGCAGTGCGGCGCGTTAGGAAGCGCCGAACATGCGAACAAGACACGCATGCGTGGTTGCGTGGCCAGCACAGTCGAATATATAACGAGCGCTGGCCACAACCATGTTCCGAATACGAAAAAAATACTGGAGCGGCACCTAAAAGTAATCTTTGATGCTTCCAGCTCTCAGTTACGTCCAGCAAACTCACATGAAAAAGAAAAGGCCACTTATAGTATGGGGGAACGTACTAATGACACAAGGCCTGCCTTTACAGGTCGCTCACGCCTTTGCATTTCGACTGGAGGCTGTGGCGCCTAGGGCCGTCACACATCGGTGGCCACAGACACGTTGACCAGGTAGCGCGCTGGTGGCACGCCTTCCAAATTATGGGCGGTGCTCTTAATGGCATGCTACACTGTCTCTTGCATATCGACGCATACCACCATCACTGGTTCGATAAACAGTTGAAATAGCAGACTTGCCCAGCGGTGCCTGAAACCCGTATCCACTGCAGTGCCGAATCAATAGAAAACCCGCCTTCAGGCAGACCCCCTCACCCACATTCATTAACTCAATAACCCGGATGTGTGACGGCCCTAGGAGCCACAGCCTCCAGTCAAAATGCAAAGGCGTGAGCGACCTGTATGAATGCCGGGCTTTAAGTTCCTAGTCATTAGTACGCTCCACCCTACTATAGAAGTGGCACTCAAACTGGCCTAATGGGTTGTAGCATGTTTAGTGTCGTCAATGTGGCTGCGAAAAGGACGTTGTGGAAACGTGTATGTACAAAATTCTACTCTAAAAAAATGTGCTCCATGGTCCTGTCGGGGAGACAGGCAGGCCTCGTTTATTTCAGTACTTGGAGTAACACAATATTATCGACTTAGCAAGTTCATTGCTCTGGCAGGGAAGCGAAAGAGAGTTTCTGGAAAACAAACAAGCACGTTCAATGACGTTTAGTGCGCGAAAACGCCGGCCTGACAACAGAAGCCAAGGAGTCGATGTGATACCAAAAGCATGTAATAAGAACAAAGAGCCCGAAGCATCGCGGGGAGTCTCTCCTTTTCATGAATTTGGCACATGTTTGTCCGAGAAACAACTCATTTCTTGGCAGCCTTGACGGCGGACTTAGTGACCTTGCTGCCAGCACCaggctccttcttctcgacgGACTTGATGACACCAACAGCAACGGTCTGCTTCATGTCACGGACAGCGAAGCGGCCAAGAGGGGGGTAGTCAGTGAAGGCCTCAACAACCATGGGCTTGGAGGGCTCCATGTTGACCATGGCGGCGTCACCGGACTTGATGCACTTGGGTGCTTCCTCAAGGGTCTTACCAGAACGCTTGTCCATCTTGGTCTTGATCTCAGCGAACTTGCAGGCAATGTGGGCGGTGTGGCAATCGATAACGGGCGAGTATCCGTTCTTGATCTCACCAGGGTGGTTGAGGACGATAACCTGGGCAAGGAAGGTGGCGCAGCCCTTCGCGGGGTCGTTCTTGGAATCGGAGGCGACGTAGCCGCGCTTCAGCTCCTTGACGGCAACGTTCTTCACGTTGAAACCAACATTGTCACCGGGCACGGCCTGCTCGAGGACTTCGTGGTGCATTTCAACGGACTTGCACTCAGTCGTGAGGCCAACCGGGGCAAAGGTCAGGACCATACCGGCCTTCAGGATACCGGTCTCAACACGTCCGACCGGGACGGTACCGATACCGCCGATCTTGTAGACGTCCTGCAGGGGCAGACGCAGGGGCTTGTCGCTGGGGCGCTTGGGGGCCTCCATGGTGTCGAGGGCCTCGACGAGGGTCTTGCCCTTGTACCACGGCATGTTGGTGGACTTGTCAACCATGTTGTCACCAACGAAACCGGAGATGGCAACGAACGGAACCTTCTCGGGGTTGTAGCCGACCTTCTTCAGGTACATCGCAACTTCCTTCTGAATCTCATTGAAGCGGTCCTCAGAGTAGTTGCACGAGTCCATCTTGTTGATGCCAACAATCATCTGCTTCACACCGAGGGTGAAAGCAAGAAGCGCGTGCTCACGGGTCTGACCTGTAGACAAAAAAAAAGTCAGCCGTCCGCCTCGAGGGAATGTCTTCCGGCATCAAAAACGCCACTGACAAATACCCCATGCATTTCAAGGTTTGAGGCTTAACCCGCAAGACGTTCGTGGGGGGCTGTGGCTTCCCCCCTCCGGCGTGCGGGGCAATCACAAAAGCCAACTTGTCTCGCAGTTGATTTTCTCCGGCACgccgagcgagccgcgggaCTGCTCCATTGCCATTTCGGTTCCCTTACCTTCCTTGGAGAAGGCACCCTCGAAACCACCGGCCTCGGcggggacgacgaggagggcgacatCGGCCTGGGAGGTACCGGTAATCATGTTCTTGATGAAATCTCTGTGTCCCGGGGCATCGATGACAGTGTAGTGGTACTTGGGGGTCTCGAATTGCCACAGGGCAATATCGATGGTGATACCGCGTTCACGCTCAGCCTTCAGCTTGTCAAGCACCCACGCGTACTTGAAGGAGCCCTTGCCCATTTCGGACGACTCCTTCTCGAACTTCTCGATGGTACGCTTGTCAATACCACCCAACTTGTAGATCAAGTGTCCCGTCGTCGTGGACTTGCCACTATCGACGTGGCCAATGACCACGAGGTTAATGTGAGTCTTTTCCTTACCCATGGTGGCGAAACGGATACAAAGAACAAAGAGAAAAGAGTCCACAAGGCCGGCGAAGAACGCACAAAAAAACAGGAGCAAAACGCAAACGACTGTTTCCAAGGCGAAACCGTCTCCTTCCCCC
This genomic interval carries:
- a CDS encoding uncharacterized protein (encoded by transcript BESB_026150), with protein sequence MRELTSDDSTGNTLAHRRSPGIRAGIPISFLSLHEKGSEEKDDEAGSHAANRPKQVEGSHEGMPAAAEGEEGQSHAASEEAPRQGASSVEEQHGADEQPQNRPEDDKESDEDSGSVSRKDDTVTGEGKTPAELTEEDFKEMTSSQGLAILLGQGKGMVREVQETLDGVNAVASITQLMGQVREDIRKDVEALNRTITEEYQNIEQLRQLQEAQTAVLRSQLSYLIPLKRSEVPSQPEVAEKEDEIPESSALVDFCNVLPVALMLLSPFFLNL
- a CDS encoding putative elongation factor 1-alpha (EF-1-ALPHA) (encoded by transcript BESB_026160) → MGKEKTHINLVVIGHVDSGKSTTTGHLIYKLGGIDKRTIEKFEKESSEMGKGSFKYAWVLDKLKAERERGITIDIALWQFETPKYHYTVIDAPGHRDFIKNMITGTSQADVALLVVPAEAGGFEGAFSKEGQTREHALLAFTLGVKQMIVGINKMDSCNYSEDRFNEIQKEVAMYLKKVGYNPEKVPFVAISGFVGDNMVDKSTNMPWYKGKTLVEALDTMEAPKRPSDKPLRLPLQDVYKIGGIGTVPVGRVETGILKAGMVLTFAPVGLTTECKSVEMHHEVLEQAVPGDNVGFNVKNVAVKELKRGYVASDSKNDPAKGCATFLAQVIVLNHPGEIKNGYSPVIDCHTAHIACKFAEIKTKMDKRSGKTLEEAPKCIKSGDAAMVNMEPSKPMVVEAFTDYPPLGRFAVRDMKQTVAVGVIKSVEKKEPGAGSKVTKSAVKAAKK